The genome window GATGCAGAACACTTCGGTCGTTGCAGCTCCAGTTGATTTTGAAGTAAAAGCCATCTGGAATGGACAACAAGTTAATGTGGATCGGTTCAACTCTTATGTAGAACGCTCCATCACATTGCCAGAGGGAGTAGATGGTTCAAAGATTACGACTGGTGTTGTGCTTCAGCCGGATGGCAGTCTTCTGCATGTGCCGACGAAGGTTATCAAAGGTAACGTGCAAGATTCTGCTATTATTAACAGCTTGACGAACAGTACTTACGCCCTGATCTATCACCCGACAACATTCAGTGATGTAACGAGTCACTGGAGCCGTGATGACGTACAAGATCAGGCATCCCGTCTGATCGTACAAGGAACCGGTGAGAACGTATTTGCGCCAGACCGGAGTATTACGAGAGCGGAGTTCACAGCTGTTCTGTTAAGAGGTTTGGGTCTGCACTCCCCGATTAGCACAGAAGCGACATCATTCACGGATGTGAAGACAGGCAGCTGGTATGAGGATGAGGTTCAAACTGCCGTGTCCTACGGCTTGATCTCAGGTTATGCTGATGATAGCTTTCGTCCTAACAGCGAAATTTCTCGTGCTGAAGCGTTGACGATTGTGTCACGTGCGATGAAACTGGTCGGTCTGGCACAGGCCGACGCGTCAGAGACAACAAGTCTGCTGAGCACATATAGTGATAGTGCTAAAGTACAGGCTTGGGCTGCAGAGCCGGTTGCTTCGGCAATTAAACAAGAACTGGTACAAGGTGCTGATGGCAAATTGATGTCAGAAGCAGATATTAGTCGTGCGCAATCGGCGGCGATTGTGAAAAGGTTGCTGGCAAAAGCCGGATTAATCTAAACGATATAAGTTGAACTAAAGATTATTTACACAGACACTACGATGACAGAATAGTAACGAAATAAGACAACCCGAGTCCTTATATCTGAGGATTCGGGTTGTCTTGCACCTACACTTACTTGAAATGATTTATTTCAAGCAAAGCTGTAGGTGTTTTTTACATATCGTTCTATTGAACCACTCCTACAGGCCAATGGCCCAGTTCATTATCAGTTCATACAGATTTGGTACGATATGAACATCAAATAGATAGATATTGTGCTTGATCAGGAGAGGAAGAGATCCATATGAAAATACTAGAAGTCAAAAATGTGAAGAAGTCATACACCTTATATGGAAAAGAAAGAGTTCCGGTCCTCCACGGTTTGAACCTGAGTTTTGAGACGGGGGAATTTGTCTCTATCCTTGGTGAATCTGGCTGCGGTAAGTCGACACTGATGAATATCATTGGTGGGATGGATTCCGATTATGAAGGGGACGTCGTTGTTCGTGGCAAGAACTTAAGTGCCATGACAGAGAAGGAAATGGACGATTACCGAAAGAATAATATCGGCTTTGTCTTTCAAAATTTCAATCTGATCCCGCATCTGTCTGTCCTCGAAAATGTGACGATTGCGATGCAAATGACGGATACCAATGAAAAAGAGCGAAATCAACGTGCCGTTGATATATTAACAGAGGTTGGACTGAAGGATCATCTGAACAAACGTCCCAACCAGTTATCCGGAGGTCAGAAGCAACGGGTTTCCATTGCACGGGCTTTATCCAACAATCCGGACATTATTCTCGCAGATGAACCGACAGGCGCGCTGGATCGAGAAAACGGAGATCAAATCCTGGCCCTGCTCGACAACATAGCCCAAAAGGGAATGCTTGTGATCGCCGTCACTCATTCGCAGAAAGTCGCTGACTCCGGTACACGTATTGTGAAGGTAGAGGAGGGGCGCATCAGTGATGATATTCATCTCAAAGATCCTTCTACGACTGTCTACGAAAGTGGTCAAGGTTCTTCCCGGAGCCTGGGCTTGCTTGCTTCCTTTAAGATGGCACTCAAAAATATGAAACTCAACGCCAAGCGTAATGTCCTGGTCGCTTTGGGTGGATCTATAGGTATATTAAGTGTACTGCTGATGCTTTCCTTGGGGAATGGGATAACGACGTATATGAACGACGAAATCAATTCAAGTATGGACCCTTTGCTTGTGGATATAACCAAGCCGAGTGAAGAAGCCAAAGACATGCAAGGTCCCGAAGCCTTGATGGCAACAGGTGAACCGTTCACCGAAGCTGATATCGAGAGGATTCGCAATTTTCCTAATGTGGATCATGTAGAGACAATTACGACCATTACAGGCCAATCAACGATGGTGAATGAAAAACAAAGTGTGGGACTTACGCAGTTAACGACATTAACGGATGCTTTTGATCCCGCACTGATGACAACGGGAGTTCTCCCGGCAGAAAATGAGATCTTGTTACCCCTTGATACGGCGAATAAATTAAGCGGAAATGACCAAGCTGATTCCATGATCGGCAAGTCCGTGCTTCTATATATCAATGAAATGGATAGCAATAATAAACCAGTGACTTTGGAGAAAGAAGTAACCATCTCAGGGATCTACGAAGCGGCAGATCAACGATCTCCAATGCAACAATCCCCGGGATACATCTCATCAGAGACGTTAGAGCAGATGTTCTCGGACAAAGGAATATCAATTGGACCGATTCAGGTTAATGCCTATGCCACCGATATGAAATATGTAAATGATATCAATGAAGCTGCTGTTGACGCTGGCTTCGCAGGCTCCCAGATGGCCAAGGTCATGGAGAATATCACGACTTACGTAAGTATGGCTTCCATTGTACTCGCGGGTATTGCAGGCATTTCGTTGATCGTATCCGGTATTATGATACTAGTTGTACTCTATATTAGTGTCGTGGAACGCACGAAAGAGATCGGAATACTGCGGGCAATTGGAGCGAGAAAGAAGGATATCAAGCGAATATTCTTCTCGGAATCTGCTTTATTAGGCGTATTTAGTGGTATTATTGCGGTAATCTTTGCAGTGATCATAAGTTATGTGTTAAATATACTTCTGGACAATGCGTTTGGAGCAAAACTGATTCATCTCTCGGGATATTACATCTTGTTTGGTCTCGTGGTAAGTACAGCGATTAGTATCGTGGCTGGTTTGATGCCATCATCAAAAGCGGCGAAACTGGACCCGATGGAATCCTTGCGATACGAATAAAACGAATGGCGGAAAGGATAATGGCTACATGAACACGATTCTGGTGGTGGACGACGATTCCCATATCCGCAAATTAATCCGAATCTATCTTGAAAAGAATCAATTTTCCGTGCTGGAAGCAGCAGACGGTCAAGAGGCGTTAGATCTTCTCTCTCGTACGAAAGTTGATCTGGCGATTGTGGATGTAATGATGCCTCGAATCGACGGCATTGAATTGACAGAAGATATCCGATCCTATCTGGATATTCCGATCCTGATGGTCACCGCCAAGGGAGAATCCAAGGACAAGGTCAGAGGATTTAATGCCGGGTCAGACGATTACCTGGTTAAACCTTTTGATCCTGTGGAGTTAATCCTGCGTGTAAAATCGTTATTGAAACGATATAACAAAAGTTCATCGAATATCATTCAGATCAGCGGTGTAACGATTGATTTGGGCAATCTGATGGTCGTTGCGGACGGACAAACGATTGAATTGAAAAAGAAGGAATGTGAATTGTTATTTTCTCTGGCGAGTTCGCCAGGGAAAATATTCACACGTACACAGCTTATCGATGATCTATGGGGCATCGATTATGAAGGCGATGAGCGTACAGTCGACGTGCACATCAAGCGGTTAAGGGAACGGCTTGAACCTGTACCTGAACTGGTAATCTCAACGATAAGAGGACTTGGATATCGACTGGAGCGGGCATGAAGATGCTGAGGAAGAGCCTGCGACTTCGAATTGTAGCTACCTTTATCGGGATTGTTCTGGTGAGTTTGATTCTCTCCTTTATGATCAATAACGGGTCCCGCGAAAAAGCGCCGAATCGTTTTATGGTTACCTTTGCTGAAGACATCGCTACAATGATTAACCTGATCGATGATCCGGAAAAAGTGAAATCAAGCTTCGATATCTTTGCCCGCTATGGCTTAAATATCACGCCCGTGAATGAACAAAGTGACGTGTTGTCTTCCTTGCCAGAGGATAAAGTTCATTCGTTATTTGAGGCGGGGACAACCGATGCCATGTTTATATCCAGTAAAGATGGCATTGCGACCATAGGTGTTCCCGGAACAAACGAGGGGATCGGCACATTTCTGATACAAAGCGATTTCTCTTCTCTTTTTCACACACTGCGCAACACGCTCTTAACCTCACTATTAACAGTACTGGTCATTGGTAGCCTATTAATCCTGTTCATGTCCGGGTACATTGTGAAACCGATTAAGAGGTTAACGGTTGCGGCGAAGGAGATGTCATCAGGTGACCTGTCGGTTCGCTTGAAACATAATAATCAGGATGAGTTCGGGGAACTGATGGAGAGCTTTAATCATATGGCCAGTGAGTTGCAAAAAATCGATTCGGTTCGTGATGACTTTGTCAGTAACGTCTCTCATGAAATGCAGTCTCCGCTCACTTCGATCAGGGGATTTACCAGAGCACTGCAGGATGGTGTTATTCCTTTGGAAGAGCAGAAAGAGCATCTGGATATTATCTATGAGGAAACGCTGCGCTTATCGAGGCTCAGTGATAATCTGCTTCGGCTAGCCTCGCTGGATTCGGAGCATCATCCGGTTCATTTCACC of Paenibacillus sp. FSL R5-0517 contains these proteins:
- a CDS encoding ATP-binding cassette domain-containing protein translates to MKILEVKNVKKSYTLYGKERVPVLHGLNLSFETGEFVSILGESGCGKSTLMNIIGGMDSDYEGDVVVRGKNLSAMTEKEMDDYRKNNIGFVFQNFNLIPHLSVLENVTIAMQMTDTNEKERNQRAVDILTEVGLKDHLNKRPNQLSGGQKQRVSIARALSNNPDIILADEPTGALDRENGDQILALLDNIAQKGMLVIAVTHSQKVADSGTRIVKVEEGRISDDIHLKDPSTTVYESGQGSSRSLGLLASFKMALKNMKLNAKRNVLVALGGSIGILSVLLMLSLGNGITTYMNDEINSSMDPLLVDITKPSEEAKDMQGPEALMATGEPFTEADIERIRNFPNVDHVETITTITGQSTMVNEKQSVGLTQLTTLTDAFDPALMTTGVLPAENEILLPLDTANKLSGNDQADSMIGKSVLLYINEMDSNNKPVTLEKEVTISGIYEAADQRSPMQQSPGYISSETLEQMFSDKGISIGPIQVNAYATDMKYVNDINEAAVDAGFAGSQMAKVMENITTYVSMASIVLAGIAGISLIVSGIMILVVLYISVVERTKEIGILRAIGARKKDIKRIFFSESALLGVFSGIIAVIFAVIISYVLNILLDNAFGAKLIHLSGYYILFGLVVSTAISIVAGLMPSSKAAKLDPMESLRYE
- a CDS encoding response regulator transcription factor, producing MNTILVVDDDSHIRKLIRIYLEKNQFSVLEAADGQEALDLLSRTKVDLAIVDVMMPRIDGIELTEDIRSYLDIPILMVTAKGESKDKVRGFNAGSDDYLVKPFDPVELILRVKSLLKRYNKSSSNIIQISGVTIDLGNLMVVADGQTIELKKKECELLFSLASSPGKIFTRTQLIDDLWGIDYEGDERTVDVHIKRLRERLEPVPELVISTIRGLGYRLERA
- a CDS encoding HAMP domain-containing sensor histidine kinase; the encoded protein is MLRKSLRLRIVATFIGIVLVSLILSFMINNGSREKAPNRFMVTFAEDIATMINLIDDPEKVKSSFDIFARYGLNITPVNEQSDVLSSLPEDKVHSLFEAGTTDAMFISSKDGIATIGVPGTNEGIGTFLIQSDFSSLFHTLRNTLLTSLLTVLVIGSLLILFMSGYIVKPIKRLTVAAKEMSSGDLSVRLKHNNQDEFGELMESFNHMASELQKIDSVRDDFVSNVSHEMQSPLTSIRGFTRALQDGVIPLEEQKEHLDIIYEETLRLSRLSDNLLRLASLDSEHHPVHFTTFQVDEQLRRAILLAEPQWSQKDIQIELDLLPCEITVDKDLFDQVWQNLINNAIKYTGPEGTIHVEIETSSSFVKVLIRDSGQGIPAEALPYIFDRFYMVDKARSSSLRGNGLGLSIVIKILKLHQCTIDVESEVGKGTQFVVTIPRSLIIS